The segment TCAACGTAGCCTCCAATCGAAGGTTTTAATCTTCTTCTTTCAGATGTTCAGAATGACTTCCTGTCTGTTGTCCCTCGTCTTTACTTTGGTGTCCTCCGTCATGGCCGCCAGCCAACCTGCCGGCTGCAAAATCCGCATCACCGACAAAGGACTGGAGATGTGTGAGTATGGGATTACAATCCACAGAAAACCCAGACCTGAATGGATCCAAACTACCATCAGGATTTAAGATACAGAGCCAATCTGTAATCCAGATCTAAACCATAATCCAGATCTAAACTAAAATCCATATCAAAGATATGACCCAGATCCAAACATAATCCAGATCTAAACTATAATCCAGATCTATAATATATAGAACTATAGAGTGACGCAGTGAAATTTGTCTGTGGTCCAACCCTGAAGCTTAAGTCTTCCTGGTTCTTCTGGGtttttctgttggatttttggatcgttgcagaaaacaaatgtttatgaatCTATCTAATCGTTTTGTTCAGCAGATAATTTTCATCGATGAACTCCacttttaggatgtttgaaGCCGAAATACAGTCAGCAGCAGTAAAAACCAAACGtcaggctgtaaacacacaccacaGTCACATGACTCAGCGTCTCCACCACAGTCACATGACTCAGCGTCTCCACCACAACGAGCCATGTCCATCCAACAAACCCAGTGGCTTTGAGACTGGGGAACAGGAGGAGCTGACATTCTGGTTAATCTCTGGGTTCTTGTGCTGGTCTCTGGGGTTCTGTGTAATCCAGACTGTAAATGGTGGATCTGTAGTGACGTTCTTTAGCATTTCTAGTGGTTGAAGAACTGACAGtaggtgttttgtgttttcagtgaagtCTGAGACTGAGAAGTTTGTTGAGGAGGAGCTCAGTAACATCAGTATGCCTGAGATGAAGGGCCAAGAGGGACGCTTCCAGTACACCATCACTGAGTACAAACACAGCTTTGGATCTCCACAAATACTTGTACACGCAGTAATCAGTGTGTATTAAtatctcctctttttcttgtctgtccACAGTGTGAAGATCAGAGAGCTGAACCTGACTCACGCTGACCTGCAGTTCATTCCAGACGTCGGTTTATTGTTCGATGTTCAGAACTCATCAATCTCACTGAGTTTCCACCGTCGAATCCTCTACTGGTTCTTGTTAGTTCTTTGAGAGAACACAGACttaacacaaacattcaaatgAGTCATAGTTCTTAAACAGAACATGGATCTACCTAAATTATTTAACACTGTAGAACATTATTATCACTCTAAGAGTTAATTCTACATAACACTGTTGCATCTCTAACAGTTAATCCAGTAGAAGACTGATATAACTTTTAATGTTCTACTGCAGAA is part of the Plectropomus leopardus isolate mb unplaced genomic scaffold, YSFRI_Pleo_2.0 unplaced_scaffold17179, whole genome shotgun sequence genome and harbors:
- the LOC121964786 gene encoding phospholipid transfer protein-like, yielding MFRMTSCLLSLVFTLVSSVMAASQPAGCKIRITDKGLEMLKSETEKFVEEELSNISMPEMKGQEGRFQYTITDVKIRELNLTHADLQFIPDVGLLFDVQNSSISLSFHRRILYWFLLVL